TAAGAGACCCTACTGATCCAAAAATTCCTCCCATAAATAATAATCCTCCAAAAAACATTTTTTTCATCGCTACACCCCCTCCGTTGCTCCGAATTCTATGAATTTGCTTTAAGTCATTTTTTATTCTTTTTATATTTAGTTTTTCATTAACCATTTGTCGAATGCACAAACAAAACACGCGTGTATTTAAAGTTTTTGATAACTATCGCGATTTGAAAATTTTAATCTAACTTTTCCATAAATTTTAAGTACAAATAAAATAATAATAGCTACCAATATTTAATATCAATCCAATTTGTCTAATCAAAGCATTCTGAACAGTAAATATCGGATTTAAGAAGTAATGCCTACTATTCAAAAATATCTCTTTATTTGTTCTAATAAATTGAAATGGGAAACCAAAAAAATAATTGTCCTTAACAGTTTCCGAATACACAAATATTGAAATATAAGTTAAAAAGCACGCTACAAAGAAAACTTTTTTTCTACTAAAATTCATTTTAAATCCTCCTATAATATGTACTGTTAATAATTTAAACACATCCACTGAATAAATCAAGAAAAAAAGAAAAATACACGTGGATATGCTTCTTGTGTCCTCTAAATTTAATGAACCGTTTCGCTTAACGAGCTCAATTTAATTTTACGGTTCTACACTCCAATTGTCAATCGTTTCTATTTTGGGATGCAAAAACACCATGCAAATAGACACTCGCATGGTGTTTTTGAACTTATCTTTAGCAATTTGATAGTAAAAGTACACAGAAGGTTCGTCCCCGCGTTCACCACTTTTACTTCTTAACAGGAACCCAAATTTCACATCTGTAATCGGATGATGACATATCTCCTGCTGGAAATACTTCAATATCTGGAGCACACTCATGCTGATATCCTGTAGAGGGCATCCACTCTGTATATATCCTTCTAAGAAGGTCATGTAAAGCTTCAGGTACTGGACCAATTGATTCAAATGCAGCCCAAGTTGCTGCCGGTATAGTTGCTGAAACATATCCTTTTGGCAGTTTATCATTTACTTCTTCAACTGCTATCATATAATTAAATTCATCTTTATATTTATCGAAATCCTTAGATACACCTAGAATCCCTAGCTTGCCTGCCTTTGAAGAAATCCAATCATATGATCCATCATCCATGTAATCGTACCAGAATCTTGGTACTTGATTAAAATTTTCTTCATTTTCCATATAAATCCTCGTTTGTTTGCCTACTAC
The sequence above is drawn from the Tissierellales bacterium genome and encodes:
- a CDS encoding GyrI-like domain-containing protein, which translates into the protein VVGKQTRIYMENEENFNQVPRFWYDYMDDGSYDWISSKAGKLGILGVSKDFDKYKDEFNYMIAVEEVNDKLPKGYVSATIPAATWAAFESIGPVPEALHDLLRRIYTEWMPSTGYQHECAPDIEVFPAGDMSSSDYRCEIWVPVKK